The Natator depressus isolate rNatDep1 chromosome 8, rNatDep2.hap1, whole genome shotgun sequence genome window below encodes:
- the FAM151A gene encoding protein FAM151A, which yields MVSSQRRCPSIGVTGATVIGVCAVAVISTCIALAVCLTINRNPPQDSAPKPAFETDGDLLEYLLNLGSIDRNDGLLVTWYHSANKKSELADALKSDVMILEADVNIEGHNTPNETDKPIMAHPPATYSDNTLQEWLDVVLNSSSKGIKLDFKSIKAVGPSLNILLKKSSEVKLNRPLWLNADILMGPNVPINTAINASLFLSLVQEKYPNCTLSLGWTTLYSFLFPNKTYTQKMIQEMHSIAGTLPQRVTFPARAVLLRLAWPHFSWLLAQSHRYSLTLWQGKMDPITVEDLLFIRDNSRAEQIYYDIYNPVLSQFKEVALNSTRKRFYYPGGNLLDYFHPADSDELWIEWYGMDHYENRLETLSILKEKRGMIALDIALQNSTSGNLIPVALYPSAGLPLEQCLVTVYRHLNPWGIFLNITEPGALRPTLELLSKLYAQNLLWNPIWISMALSFGSFETPGYMQGEEFLTAINIIFPYVTIAPGWPREVLTAGYTGPLVEDMLTLCKDLWQQVSFQLEAVALSRSWLATTKLLEISPSYTITVQHSYTEGSYCGGFPGLRSIRTHTQKGVYYNIPRQCRSALMVDVGEG from the exons ACTCTGCACCCAAACCAGCCTTTGAGACAGATGGAGACCTGTTAGAATACCTGCTAAATCTGGGGAGCATTGACAGGAACGATGGATTGCTGGTCACCTGGTACCATTCTGCAAACAAAAAGAGCGAGCTGGCGGATGCCTTGAaga GTGATGTCATGATCCTGGAAGCAGATGTCAACATAGAAGGACATAACACTCCTAATGAGACCGACAAGCCCATCATGGCCCATCCCCCCGCTACTTACAGTGACAACACTCTTCAGGAATGGCTGGATGTCGTCCTTAACTCATCTAGCAAAG GTATCAAGCTGGATTTCAAAAGCATCAAGGCAGTTGGCCCATCTCTGAATATTTTACTAAAGAAATCCTCGGAAGTGAAGCTCAATAGACCTCTGTGGTTGAACGCAGATATTCTAATGGGTCCCAATGTCCCCATAAACACTGCAATTAACGCAAGTTT ATTCCTCTCACTCGTCCAGGAGAAGTACCCAAACTGCACACTCTCTCTAGGGTGGACGACCCTCTATTCATTTCTGTTCCCCAACAAAACCTACACTCAGAAAATGATTCAAGAGATGCATAGCATCGCGGGGACGCTGCCCCAAAGGGTCACCTTCCCTGCCAGGGCCGTCCTGTTGAGATTGGCTTGGCCCCATTTCAGCTGGCTGCTGGCTCAGTCGCATAG GTATAGCCTGACTCTGTGGCAGGGGAAGATGGATCCAATCACAGTGGAAGATCTCCTGTTCATCCGGGATAATAGCCGTGCTGAACAAATCTATTACGACATTTACAATCCTGTTCTCTCTCAGTTCAAGGAAGTAGCAT TGAATTCAACAAGAAAGAGATTCTACTATCCTGGAGGCAATTTGCTAGATTACTTTCACCCAGCAGACTCCGATGAACTATGGATAGAGTGGTATGGGATGGATCACTATGAGAACAGGCTGGAAACACTGTCAATTCTTAAAG aaAAGAGGGGCATGATTGCCTTGGACATTGCATTACAGAACAGCACCAGTGGAAATCTCATTCCCGTTGCACTGTATCCATCAGCAGGCCTCCCCCTGGAACAGTGTCTAGTTACAGTATACAGACATCTCAATCCTTGGGGGATATTCCTGAACATAACAGAACCTGGAGCACTTCGCCCTACTCTTGAGCTCCTTAGTAAGCTATATGCCCAGAATCTGTTATGGAACCCCATCTGGATAAGCATGGCTCTCTCCTTTGGAAGCTTTGAGACACCGGGATACATGCAAGGTGAAGAATTCTTAACAGCCATCAACATCATTTTCCCGTATGTTACCAtagcccctggctggcccagggAAGTGCTAACTGCTGGTTACACCGGCCCATTGGTAGAAGATATGCTCACACTCTGTAAGGATCTCTGGCAACAAGTGTCATTTCAGCTGGAGGCTGTGGCGCTGAGTAGATCATGGCTGGCAACTACAAAGCTGTTGGAGATTTCACCCAGCTACACCATCACTGTGCAACACAGTTACACAGAGGGTAGCTACTGTGGTGGCTTCCCAGGACTCCGGTCTATCCGAACACATACACAGAAGGGGGTCTATTATAACATACCAAGACAATGCAGAAGTGCTTTGATGGTGGATgtcggggagggatag